In one window of Bizionia sp. M204 DNA:
- a CDS encoding nucleoside triphosphate pyrophosphohydrolase family protein — MKNKIEAVKAFHTAFKIGHRETPKADLGSDKNMLRYKLMREENEEYLEAVNKNDLVEVADALGDMLYILCGTIIEHGLQHKIEDVFNEIQRSNMSKLGEDGEPIYREDGKVLKGPNYFKPNISSILKS; from the coding sequence ATGAAAAATAAAATTGAAGCCGTAAAAGCATTTCATACTGCCTTTAAAATTGGTCATCGTGAAACCCCAAAAGCTGATTTAGGTTCTGATAAAAACATGTTGCGTTATAAATTAATGCGTGAAGAAAATGAAGAGTATCTAGAAGCTGTAAACAAAAATGATTTAGTTGAGGTTGCCGATGCTCTAGGTGATATGCTCTATATTTTATGCGGAACTATAATAGAACACGGATTACAGCATAAAATAGAAGATGTCTTTAATGAAATTCAACGTAGCAATATGAGTAAACTTGGCGAAGACGGCGAACCCATTTATCGCGAAGATGGTAAGGTTTTAAAAGGGCCAAATTATTTTAAGCCAAATATCTCTTCTATTCTGAAATCGTAA
- the mnmD gene encoding tRNA (5-methylaminomethyl-2-thiouridine)(34)-methyltransferase MnmD: MKRHIITTADGSKTIQIDDWNEQYHSIHGAIQEANHVFIKTGFEAVISGLQLNSLSILEIGFGTGLNAIITLLKAEKEQVHVDYVGIEAYPVLTSEISQLNYAELLKDDSAEAQFKAIHTISWEIKASLSKFFQLTKQEKKFQDITNINQFHLIYFDAFGARVQPELWTEPIFEKMYNALKPKGVLVTYSAKGSVRRAMQAVGFVVERLPGPPGKREMLRATKPETFNDAK, encoded by the coding sequence TTGAAACGCCATATTATAACCACGGCTGATGGTTCTAAAACCATCCAGATAGACGATTGGAATGAACAATACCATTCTATCCATGGCGCCATTCAAGAAGCAAATCACGTGTTTATAAAAACAGGTTTCGAGGCTGTTATTTCGGGATTGCAGTTGAACTCTTTGTCCATTCTAGAAATTGGTTTTGGCACAGGATTAAATGCCATAATTACCTTATTAAAGGCAGAAAAAGAACAAGTTCATGTGGATTATGTCGGTATTGAAGCGTATCCTGTTTTAACCTCCGAAATTAGCCAATTAAACTATGCAGAACTATTGAAAGATGATTCTGCTGAAGCACAGTTTAAAGCCATTCATACTATTTCTTGGGAAATAAAAGCATCACTTTCTAAATTTTTCCAATTAACCAAACAAGAAAAGAAGTTTCAGGATATTACGAATATAAATCAGTTTCATCTTATTTATTTTGATGCGTTTGGAGCACGTGTGCAACCCGAATTATGGACGGAACCTATTTTCGAGAAAATGTATAATGCGCTAAAACCAAAAGGTGTTTTGGTTACCTATTCAGCAAAAGGGAGCGTGCGTCGCGCCATGCAAGCTGTAGGGTTTGTGGTGGAACGACTACCAGGGCCTCCAGGCAAACGTGAAATGTTAAGGGCCACAAAGCCCGAAACATTCAACGATGCGAAGTGA
- a CDS encoding DUF4920 domain-containing protein, translating to MKNIILALCLVFVAVSCKNNDKSTEIIETEINEMAYVSFGDVIEADNTLSASEISEKYQNLKAGDTLHTKVKAKVNSVCQSKGCWMRLDLENNQEVMVKFKDYGFFMPKNIADKEVIINGKAYVTEVSVDEQRHYAEDAGKTEEEIAAITEPQRTLSFEADGVLLIEE from the coding sequence ATGAAAAATATAATTTTAGCACTTTGTTTAGTGTTTGTAGCAGTTTCTTGTAAGAATAATGATAAATCTACAGAAATTATTGAAACAGAAATTAACGAAATGGCTTATGTTTCTTTTGGAGATGTTATTGAAGCCGATAATACATTAAGTGCATCTGAAATAAGCGAAAAATACCAAAACTTGAAAGCTGGTGACACCCTTCACACTAAAGTAAAGGCAAAAGTAAACAGTGTTTGTCAGTCCAAAGGATGTTGGATGCGTTTGGATTTAGAGAACAATCAAGAAGTGATGGTAAAATTTAAAGACTACGGTTTTTTTATGCCTAAAAATATAGCAGATAAAGAAGTTATAATTAATGGTAAAGCTTATGTAACTGAAGTTTCTGTTGATGAGCAACGTCATTATGCGGAAGATGCAGGAAAAACAGAAGAAGAAATTGCTGCTATAACAGAACCGCAACGTACCTTGTCTTTTGAAGCAGATGGTGTGTTGCTAATTGAAGAATAA
- a CDS encoding branched-chain amino acid aminotransferase, with translation MTDQKYNKIDIERIEKSKINDVDFNNIDFGRKFTDHMFYCDFIDGAWQQPKIVPYQTMTIEPSARVFHYGQAVFEGMKAYKDDNGKAFLFRPEDNHKRINISAARLAIPEFPKEYFMKGLATLMDMDKDWIKPGIGNSLYVRPFVFAFEPAISAAPAQAYRFMIICSPAKAYYTGKVRVLFAEKYSRSADGGVGYAKAAGNYAAQFYPTSLAQKKGYQQIIWTDASTHEYLEEAGTMNIFFRINDTLVTAPTSDRILDGITRKSILQLAEDNNIPVEVRRVTVSEIKEAARNGSLKEIFGTGTAAVISPISAFEHSEEVFEIPDASDSYATLFKKKLLDIQHNLAEDKHGWRFEVKQPETSR, from the coding sequence ATGACGGATCAGAAATATAACAAAATCGACATAGAACGAATAGAAAAATCAAAAATCAATGATGTTGATTTTAATAATATCGATTTTGGGCGTAAGTTCACAGATCACATGTTCTATTGTGATTTTATTGATGGCGCTTGGCAACAACCGAAAATAGTTCCTTACCAAACCATGACCATTGAACCTTCAGCTCGTGTGTTTCATTATGGGCAAGCTGTTTTTGAAGGCATGAAAGCTTATAAAGATGATAACGGAAAGGCCTTTTTGTTTCGTCCAGAAGATAATCACAAACGGATTAATATCTCCGCGGCACGATTAGCGATTCCAGAATTCCCAAAGGAATATTTCATGAAAGGTTTAGCGACTTTAATGGATATGGATAAAGATTGGATTAAACCAGGTATTGGAAATTCATTATATGTTAGACCGTTTGTTTTTGCTTTTGAGCCAGCTATTTCAGCTGCGCCTGCTCAAGCATATCGTTTTATGATAATTTGTTCTCCAGCAAAAGCATATTACACAGGTAAAGTTCGTGTACTTTTTGCGGAGAAATATAGTCGTTCTGCAGATGGTGGCGTTGGTTATGCCAAAGCTGCTGGAAATTATGCCGCACAGTTTTACCCAACTAGTTTGGCACAGAAAAAAGGCTATCAGCAAATTATTTGGACCGATGCTAGTACACATGAATATCTAGAAGAAGCTGGTACCATGAACATCTTTTTCAGAATTAATGACACCTTGGTAACTGCACCTACAAGTGATCGGATTTTAGATGGTATTACTAGAAAAAGTATTTTACAATTAGCAGAAGACAACAATATTCCCGTAGAAGTAAGACGTGTAACTGTAAGCGAAATAAAAGAAGCTGCTAGAAATGGTAGTCTGAAAGAAATTTTTGGAACAGGAACTGCGGCTGTAATTAGTCCAATTTCAGCTTTTGAGCATTCTGAAGAAGTTTTTGAAATTCCAGATGCCAGCGATTCGTACGCCACATTATTTAAAAAGAAATTATTAGATATTCAACATAACCTTGCCGAAGATAAACACGGATGGCGTTTTGAGGTTAAGCAACCCGAAACGTCACGTTAG
- a CDS encoding dipeptidyl peptidase 3 has translation MKLKLIVGLALVAPFFYSCNNDKSEPKAEIVETETKVETEFDFNVEQFADIKILRYQIPGWENLTLKEQKLVYYLGQAGLAGRDITWDQNYRHNLTIRNAFENVYTTYTGDKSSADWEAFETYLKRVWFSNGIHHHYSNDKMKPEFSKDYLVGLLKQTNTTLEGEALEVLFNDKDSKKVNQAKDVDNVLLSAVNFYGSNVTMAEVEAFYKTKKSPDPEKPLSFGLNSKLVKENGKIVEQVYKSGGLYGSAIDNIIPWLEKAEGVAENKAQGDAIALLIKYYQTGDLQTWDDYNVAWTAATEGNIDYINSFIEVYNDPLGYTGSYETIVQIKDFDMSEKMSVLSENAQWFEDNSPLMEDHKKKNVVGVSYKVVNVAAEAGDASPSTPIGVNLPNANWIRAAVGSKSVSLGNIIHAYNNAGSTGRLKEFANDAEEIQLEEKYGQVADKLHTALHEVIGHASGQLNPGVGETKETLKTYASTLEEGRADLVGLYYLYNPKLQELGLVDDWKSVGKAAYDGYIRNGLMTQLIRLNIGDEVEEAHMRNRQWVSAWVFEKGQEANVIEKVTRDGNTYFNITDYDKLHDLFGQLLRETQRIKSEGDFAAVQALVETYGVKVDQEIHAEVLKRNAQFKSAPYSGFVNPMLVPEMDDNGEITKINVVQPESFPKQMLDYSEKYNFLPEVN, from the coding sequence ATGAAATTAAAATTGATTGTAGGTTTGGCGTTAGTGGCTCCTTTTTTCTATTCATGTAATAATGATAAATCGGAACCAAAAGCCGAAATAGTTGAAACTGAAACAAAGGTTGAAACTGAATTTGATTTTAATGTAGAACAATTTGCAGACATTAAAATCTTACGTTATCAAATTCCGGGTTGGGAAAATTTAACGCTAAAAGAACAAAAACTGGTTTATTATTTAGGACAAGCGGGTTTAGCTGGTCGCGATATTACTTGGGATCAGAATTATAGACACAATTTAACCATTAGAAATGCTTTTGAAAATGTGTACACCACATATACAGGTGATAAATCATCAGCAGATTGGGAAGCTTTCGAAACGTATTTAAAGCGCGTTTGGTTTAGTAATGGTATTCACCATCATTATTCCAATGATAAAATGAAACCTGAATTTTCAAAAGACTATTTAGTTGGTTTATTAAAACAAACGAATACAACTTTAGAAGGCGAAGCTTTAGAAGTTTTATTTAATGACAAGGATTCTAAAAAAGTGAACCAAGCTAAAGATGTAGATAATGTATTATTATCAGCGGTTAACTTCTATGGTTCAAATGTGACTATGGCAGAAGTTGAAGCATTTTATAAAACGAAAAAATCTCCAGATCCTGAAAAGCCATTATCTTTTGGATTAAACTCTAAATTGGTAAAAGAAAACGGGAAAATTGTTGAACAAGTATATAAGTCTGGTGGTTTATATGGTTCAGCTATTGATAACATTATTCCTTGGTTAGAAAAAGCAGAAGGTGTTGCTGAAAACAAAGCACAAGGCGATGCTATTGCCCTATTAATTAAATATTACCAAACAGGTGACTTGCAAACTTGGGATGACTACAATGTAGCATGGACGGCTGCTACCGAAGGAAATATTGATTATATAAATAGTTTTATTGAAGTATATAATGATCCATTAGGTTACACCGGAAGCTACGAAACCATTGTACAAATTAAGGATTTTGATATGTCTGAAAAAATGTCTGTTTTATCAGAAAATGCGCAGTGGTTTGAAGATAATTCGCCATTAATGGAAGATCATAAAAAGAAAAATGTTGTCGGTGTTTCTTACAAGGTAGTTAATGTAGCTGCAGAAGCTGGTGATGCCTCTCCAAGTACTCCAATTGGCGTTAATTTACCAAATGCTAACTGGATTCGTGCAGCAGTAGGAAGTAAATCGGTTTCTTTAGGAAACATAATTCATGCGTATAATAATGCAGGAAGTACAGGTCGCTTAAAAGAGTTTGCAAATGATGCCGAAGAAATTCAACTCGAAGAAAAATACGGACAAGTTGCAGATAAATTACACACAGCCTTACACGAAGTAATTGGTCATGCTTCAGGACAATTAAATCCAGGTGTTGGTGAAACGAAAGAAACACTTAAAACCTATGCGTCTACATTAGAAGAAGGTCGTGCAGATTTAGTAGGTCTTTACTATCTATACAATCCAAAATTACAAGAATTAGGTTTAGTGGACGATTGGAAATCTGTAGGAAAAGCAGCTTATGATGGCTATATTAGAAACGGTTTAATGACACAATTAATTCGTTTAAATATAGGTGATGAAGTTGAAGAAGCCCACATGCGTAACAGACAGTGGGTGAGTGCTTGGGTTTTTGAAAAAGGACAAGAAGCAAATGTTATTGAAAAAGTAACTCGCGACGGTAATACTTATTTCAATATTACAGATTATGATAAATTGCATGATTTATTCGGACAATTATTACGTGAAACACAACGTATTAAATCAGAAGGTGATTTTGCAGCTGTTCAAGCTTTGGTTGAAACTTACGGTGTAAAAGTAGATCAAGAAATTCATGCCGAAGTTTTAAAGCGAAACGCACAATTTAAATCGGCACCATACAGTGGATTTGTAAATCCTATGTTGGTTCCAGAAATGGATGATAATGGCGAAATCACTAAAATTAATGTGGTTCAACCAGAATCGTTTCCAAAGCAAATGTTAGACTATAGTGAGAAATATAATTTCTTGCCAGAAGTTAATTAA